GAAGACGTCGGATCGACAGAAAGGAAAAGTAAATATGAAAACAAAGGGATACCTCTCCCAAATCAAGAAAGAGGCGGCAGCCACGGGCGCCGCACTCCTCGTGCTCATCTTATATTGGCTTGCCGCGGGCTTCGGTCTCAGCGATGTCGATATCCGCGTCTTCCGTCTCCCGCTCTGGGCGGTGGCGGGCACCGTCGGAACGTGGATCTTTGCCATGGCTCTTGTCGCGGCGCTTTTGAAATTCGTCTTCCGCGACATGCCTCTCGAGGACGAGACCCCTGAAGAAGAGGAGAATCGTCATGCGTGAGGCGGCGGCGCTTATGCCGCTCCTTCTCTTCATGGCGCTCATGGTGGGCATCGGCTTCCTCGTCCGCGCGAATGCGGATAAGGGCTTTGTCCGGCACTACTTCGTCGGCAGCCGGAACCTCGGCGGATTTGTGCTCGCCATGACGACGGTCGCCACGTACAGCTCGGTTTCGTCCTTTGTGGGAGGGCCCGGCATGGCATGGCAGGTCGGCTTCGGCTGGATCTACATGGCGGTCGTGCAGGTCACGGCGATCTTTCTCGTGCTCGGCATCTTCGGCAAGCGGGTGGCACGTCTTTCGAGACGGCTGCACGCCGTCACGATCGTCGATCTCATCCGCGCCCGTTTCGGCTCGGACGCGCTCGCAACCGTTTCGGCGTTTGTCATCGTGCTCTTTTTCCTCGGAACGATGACGGCGCAGTTCGTCGGCGGAGCGAAGCTCTTCGAGGCGGTCACGGGGCGCAGCTACATGGAGGGGCTCCTCCTCTTCGGCATGGTCGTCGTCGTCTATACGGCGATCGGCGGCTTCCGCGCGGTCGCGCTGACGGATACGCTCTGCGCCATTGTCATGATGGCGGGCATCGTGCTGCTGCTTTACTATGTGCTGGACGCCGGCGGCGGCTATGCCGCCATCATGACGCGCATCGAGGCGGAGCATCCGGAGATGCTCACGCCGTTTGCCGGAGGCAAGATGCCGTGGACGATCTACTTCACGCAGTGGCTTCTCGTCGGCATCTGCACGATCGCGCTCCCGCAGTCGGTCGTGCGGGGCATCAGCTACCGTGATACCGAAGGTCTCCACAAGGCTATGCTCATAGGGACATTTGTGATCGGGTTCATGAATATCGGTATCAATTTTACGGGCATCCTGTCGCACGGCGTGCTGACGGAGCCGATCAAGGCATACGGCACGGTGGACTCCATCATCCCGCAGGCAATCGCCCGCGCCGTGCCCGCGGAGCTCGTCGGATTTGCCATCATCGGGCCTCTTGCCGCCTCGATATCGACGATCTCGGGGCTGCTCATTGTCGCCGCGTCCGCGGTCATAAAGGATGTATTTCTACACAATCGGGAGAAGGCGGACAAGACGATTGATCCGCGGACGATCCGACGCTTTTCCATGGCGACGACGACGATTCTGGGCGTGCTCGTATTCGCGCTTGCCGCCTCGCCTCCGACGCTCATTTGGCTCATCAACATGTTCGCGTTCGGCGGCCTGGAGACGGCGTTCTTCTGGGTGATGCTCCTCGGACTCTACTGGAAGGGCGCCAACCTCGCGGGGGCGGCGGCTTCGATGATCGGGGGCACCGCCATTTACTGCGTCCTGCAGGCGTTCCCCGAGCTGCGTCCGCTCTCGCTGCACCCCATTGCCGTCGGGATCCCGTCGTCGCTTCTGCTCTTCCTGCTGGGCTGCCGCTTCGGCAAGCGGACAGAGGAAGAGAGACTGCGCGTGTTCTTCGAAGACGAAAGATGAAGGGGCAGCCGGTGTATTAAAATGTGTGTTCCGAAAAATAAGTGCCGGCGAGTTCAAAAAAACAGCTTGCGGTGCGCAGCCTTTTTTGCTATACTGTATTAGCCTGTGCATGCGCAGGCAGATGACGGGTTCAGTTTTGTAGAAAAAGATACAATACTTGACCTTCCCTGCTCCTTTTTCGTGAGGAGCCATTAAGACCACAGAGGGAGGTGATTTCGTGAGAAAGTACGAAGTCATATTTATCGTGAAGCCGATGGAGGAAGAGGCAACGGTCTCGGTCATCGAGAAGTTCAAGGCTCTCATCCAGAACAACGGCGGTACGATTGACAAGGAAGACCGTTGGGGCAAGAAGCGTCTTGCCTACGAGATCAAAGACTATACGGACGGCTACTACTGCCTGTTCCAGGTCAGCGCGACGCCCGCGTGCGTTGCGGAATGCGACCGTATCATGAAGATTACGGACGATCTTCTGAAGCACATGATTGTGCGCGGTGAGGAGCTTTTCGCTGCGGAGGCCAAGAAGGCCGAGGATGCAAAGAAGGCAGAGTGATCGGGAGGGAATGCCATGAACAAGGTCATCCTGGCAGGGCGTCTCGCCCGTGACCCGGAGATACGCTACACGCAGAGCGGTAAGGCGATTGCGTCGTTTGCCCTGGCTGTCAACCGCCGCTTTTCGCGGCAGGCGCAGGAGGCAGGTCAGCCGACCGCTGATTTTATTCCTGTCGTCGCATGGGACAAGCTCGCTGAAATCTGCGGCAACCACCTCGTCAAGGGCAGCCAGATTGTCGTCGAGGGTCGTATGCAGGTTCGAAGCTACGACGCGCAGGACGGCACGAAGCGCTATGTCACTGAGGTTGTCGCCAATGAGATTGAGTTCATGGGAGCGCGCCCGGAAGGAGCCGGCGGCAGTGATTTCAGCCGGCCGGCAGCACCTGCCGCACCGAGCGGACAGGAATCCTTCGGACCGCCCATTCCTGACGAAGAGATCCCATTCTAGGGAAACGCTGATAAAAGGAAGGCTGTCAGATTGGCGTAGATTTTTTCGTCCGAACAAGGTGGCAAACCGGACGCAGAGTGGTGCTCTGTGGAGGATTTGACGCCGAAGTGCGGGCAAAAAAGATGCGTCAAGATGGAAGTGCTGCATTTATCAGCGCTTCCCTAAGGTAAGGAGGGTATCGAATTGGTCAGACGAGACAGAAGCAGACGTCCACGCCGTAAGGTTTGCACATTCTGCGTAGATAAGGTCGAGGTCATCGACTACAAGGACGTGGCGAAGCTTCGCCGCTTCATCACGGAGCGCGGCAAGATTCTGCCGCGCCGCATCAGCGGTAACTGTGCGAAGCATCAGCGTCAGGTAACGGTCGCTGTCAAGCGTGCGCGCAATATCGCGCTGTTGCCGTTTACGGCCGAGTAAGGTCAAGGAATCACGTATTCGTGATTTCGCAAACTCCCCGCAAGGGGAGTTTTTTTTGTGAAAATTTAAGAGGGAGCGCGTATCGACAAGGATTTTTGCCAAAAATGGAAAAATAACGTAAAATAGACGAAACAATATGCGGAAAAGATGTCAGCGCGGAGCAAAGACGCTTGCGGCGAAGAGCATGTGCGGAGCCAAACCGCTTGGTGCACATGACACGCGGCAGAGAGGGCGCGGCGGTCCGGCGATGACGCATGGAGAAAAGATGGATGTCGGGGAGAGGAAATACACATGAAGGTAGTAATAGTCGGCGCGGGAAAGATGGGGTATACGATTGCCTCCCTGCTCTCCAACGAGGACTTCGATGTCATCCTCGTCGATATGGATGCCGATCGCCTCGAGGCGGCGAAGCATACGCTCGACGTTCTCACGATCACGGCGAGCGGGACGAACCCGGGGCTCTTTGAGGACCCCGACATCAAGGGCGCGGATCTTCTCATCGCCTCGACGCTGAGCGATGAGACGAATATGGTCATCTGCACGTTTGCGAAGAAGTCCGGCATCACGCATACGATCGCCCGCATTCGCGACATCGAGTTCGTCACGGAGGGCGGCGTGTTCGTCAAGGAGATGTTCGGCATCGACCAGATGCTCAATCCGGAGCTCATAACGGCGCAGGAGGCGTATCGCATCCTGATGACGCCTGCCGCGCTCGATGTCGAGGACTTCGCTGACGGCAAGGTGAGACTCTATGAGACGCGCGTCAAGAAGGAATCCCCCTATATCGGCATTCCGTTTAAGGATCTGCGCCTGCCGGAGGGCGTGCTCGCGGGCATTATCTTTCGCGATCACCGCCTCATCATCCCGCACGGCAGTGACAGCCTTCAGCATCGTGATAATGCCTACTTCATCGGCACGTCCGAGGCGATCAAGTCGTTTTCCTCAAACTTCGTTCAGAGGAACGCGCGCAAGCTCAAGCGCGTCATGATCATCGGCGCGGGCCGCACGGGGCGTGCGCTGGCAAAGATGCTGGACATGGCGGGCGTGGAGGTCAAGATCTTCGATACGGACCGCGACCGCTGCCGTGCCGTCTCGGAAAAGCTGACGCACGGCATGGCGATCTGCGGCGACGGGACGGATATGGATCTCCTCACGGAAGAGGGCATCGAGGCGGCGGACGTCGTCGTCGCGCTTACGGATGACGACAAGCTCAACCTCATGCTTGCGCTTCTCTCCAAGCATCTCGGCGCGGATAAGACGGCTGTGCGCGTCACGCGCAGCGAGTACGTCGAGCTGATGAAG
This portion of the Selenomonas sp. TAMA-11512 genome encodes:
- a CDS encoding YhdT family protein, with protein sequence MKTKGYLSQIKKEAAATGAALLVLILYWLAAGFGLSDVDIRVFRLPLWAVAGTVGTWIFAMALVAALLKFVFRDMPLEDETPEEEENRHA
- the panF gene encoding sodium/pantothenate symporter: MREAAALMPLLLFMALMVGIGFLVRANADKGFVRHYFVGSRNLGGFVLAMTTVATYSSVSSFVGGPGMAWQVGFGWIYMAVVQVTAIFLVLGIFGKRVARLSRRLHAVTIVDLIRARFGSDALATVSAFVIVLFFLGTMTAQFVGGAKLFEAVTGRSYMEGLLLFGMVVVVYTAIGGFRAVALTDTLCAIVMMAGIVLLLYYVLDAGGGYAAIMTRIEAEHPEMLTPFAGGKMPWTIYFTQWLLVGICTIALPQSVVRGISYRDTEGLHKAMLIGTFVIGFMNIGINFTGILSHGVLTEPIKAYGTVDSIIPQAIARAVPAELVGFAIIGPLAASISTISGLLIVAASAVIKDVFLHNREKADKTIDPRTIRRFSMATTTILGVLVFALAASPPTLIWLINMFAFGGLETAFFWVMLLGLYWKGANLAGAAASMIGGTAIYCVLQAFPELRPLSLHPIAVGIPSSLLLFLLGCRFGKRTEEERLRVFFEDER
- the rpsF gene encoding 30S ribosomal protein S6; translated protein: MRKYEVIFIVKPMEEEATVSVIEKFKALIQNNGGTIDKEDRWGKKRLAYEIKDYTDGYYCLFQVSATPACVAECDRIMKITDDLLKHMIVRGEELFAAEAKKAEDAKKAE
- a CDS encoding single-stranded DNA-binding protein, translating into MNKVILAGRLARDPEIRYTQSGKAIASFALAVNRRFSRQAQEAGQPTADFIPVVAWDKLAEICGNHLVKGSQIVVEGRMQVRSYDAQDGTKRYVTEVVANEIEFMGARPEGAGGSDFSRPAAPAAPSGQESFGPPIPDEEIPF
- the rpsR gene encoding 30S ribosomal protein S18, with amino-acid sequence MVRRDRSRRPRRKVCTFCVDKVEVIDYKDVAKLRRFITERGKILPRRISGNCAKHQRQVTVAVKRARNIALLPFTAE
- the trkA gene encoding Trk system potassium transporter TrkA, with translation MKVVIVGAGKMGYTIASLLSNEDFDVILVDMDADRLEAAKHTLDVLTITASGTNPGLFEDPDIKGADLLIASTLSDETNMVICTFAKKSGITHTIARIRDIEFVTEGGVFVKEMFGIDQMLNPELITAQEAYRILMTPAALDVEDFADGKVRLYETRVKKESPYIGIPFKDLRLPEGVLAGIIFRDHRLIIPHGSDSLQHRDNAYFIGTSEAIKSFSSNFVQRNARKLKRVMIIGAGRTGRALAKMLDMAGVEVKIFDTDRDRCRAVSEKLTHGMAICGDGTDMDLLTEEGIEAADVVVALTDDDKLNLMLALLSKHLGADKTAVRVTRSEYVELMKKVGVDIVLSSRLLAASEALAFARRGGVVQVSFLEGAKAEAVEVIVGEGAPVAGVPLMAARLPKECLVCAYVRGAEVTIPNGATVLIPGDRAVLFIDTKCSQQVMKYFKGRESA